In the genome of Noviherbaspirillum saxi, the window AGCGCAGTACTTCCTTGTAGAACAGGGTCTGGAAGCCGGTCATTATTTTTCACCTTCCATGATCTGGATGAAGACGTCTTCCAGATCGGCTTGCTGCAGGTGCATGTCATCGATGACCGCCCCTGCCTCGCGTAGCGTGGCGAGAATGGGTTCGACATCGGTATATTCGTTGACGCGCAAGGTGTATTTGCGGCCGGACACGAGTTCGTCGGGATGCGACACCAATGGCTTCAGGCCATCCGGCAAGGCGCCACGCGCCAGATGCACGATGAGCTGCGAACCGGAAATGCGCTTGAGCAGCGCGGAAGTCGAATCGAGCGCGACGACCTTGCCGGCTTTGAGCATCGCGATGCGATTGCAAAGCGCCTGCGCCTCTTCCAGGTAATGAGTGGTCAAGACGATGGTATGCCCTTCGCGGTTGAGACGGGAAATGAATTTCCACAGCGTCTGGCGCAGTTCGACATCGACCCCGGCGGTGGGTTCGTCCAGCACGATGACCGGCGGCTTGTGAACCAGTGCCTGTGCGACCAGCACGCGGCGCTTCATGCCGCCCGACAAGGCGCGGGTGTTGGTATCGGCCTTGTTGGTCAGATCGAGGTTGGCCATGACTTCGTCGATCCAGTCATCGTTGCGTTTCAG includes:
- a CDS encoding ABC transporter ATP-binding protein; the protein is MAALQIVNVEKRYKSLQALGGVSLSVEPGEFFGLLGPNGAGKTTLISIIAGLNRADSGTVSIDGHDVVSDYREARKRLGVVPQELVFDPFFTVRETLRMQSGYFGLKRNDDWIDEVMANLDLTNKADTNTRALSGGMKRRVLVAQALVHKPPVIVLDEPTAGVDVELRQTLWKFISRLNREGHTIVLTTHYLEEAQALCNRIAMLKAGKVVALDSTSALLKRISGSQLIVHLARGALPDGLKPLVSHPDELVSGRKYTLRVNEYTDVEPILATLREAGAVIDDMHLQQADLEDVFIQIMEGEK